GAGTGGACCTGACCTGCTGGTACCAGGAACATACTGCATGAATCCAAGGTTTGGCCGCTATTTCATATCTGATGTTTGGTCTTAGGAGGTACTTGAGTGTCATTTACTGATGAGCTGCAAACAGTGAAGCCAAAACGCTGCTGAACCCAACATGAGTGTCCGCATGCTTCATCTCGAGAACTTAGAAAGTCTTTTCTTTCTCATGTACAAATTCAATTTTGACAAGACCAGAAtatgacaaagacaaagactcTGCTGCACAGTCAAAGAGGGTCCTGGACCAGAAGTACTCTGGTTCCTTCTCAGACATGCTGGTTTTATTAGTGACTAGGCTGGCAGCCTGCGCGGGGTGCGTCCCAGTTTTGAAGCTGAAGAATCTTCATTGTTCTTCCATTAGCCAGTGGCCGAAAACAGCATTGATATATAATGTAACCAagaaatggaataaaaactctctgACAGACTGAATCAAACAGGGATGAATTAGTTTTTTAAAGAGTAATTCCCAGTTATCGGTACTGGAAGCCTTTGGCGCTGTTTCATTTGTAATCAATGACGGCTTGATGAACGAGTGCAAAGTGTCTCTTCATATACCCAAAACTCTTGTTGTACACCGGATTAATCCACTCAGATGTTCGAGATAATGAAGCTAAGATGTGCAGTAGAGTCTCTCTGGAAcatctgcagaagcagctgttcTTGGGTAACAAGTTTTCTTATGGGGAGCCAACTTCTCTCTAGATGTCCATGTTGAGTAAGAGGCTGTtggttctgttttctttttctttttttttcttaaggcATCAGGTGCTTCGAGTAAGTGCTAAAGACAATGTCCAGCTGTCCCTGATcaaggacctggaggacctggtggAGGTGAGGGACCACCTCTCTGACTCCATTTGTTCTACTCGCTCCATGATTGAGCCCGGTTTTCTTTTGTGCCCCCACAGCTGGACTTCTGGAGGGGGGCGACTCATGTGGACTCCCCCGTGGACGTCAGAGTTCCCGTCCAAATCCTGCAGGCGGTCAAATCCTACCTGGACACTTGGGACATTGAGTACGCCATCATGATCGAGGACTTGCAGGTTCGTTGGAGAGAGGAATCTGCAGGGTGGCTCTGCGCTGTGGAAGCTGTCTGTCTTCAGCGCCGGTGTCCTTTGTGCTGCAGATGCTGCTGGATGCGGAACAGGAACAGATGAGGTCTACGGATCCAACTGATGAACCCAGGAGCACCGACGACTTCGACTTCTCCAGGTATCACACCCTCCGCGAGGTGAGTAATCCAGCGTGAACACCCCAACTACTGAGGAACATCATATTAGTGATATTAGAAAAAGATACGTCACACTACTGAGCTGCTTCTAATGGAGCCGACAGCTTAATTCCAGACCAAAGAGAACCACTCATTGTGTTCTAACGTCAGGACTTGATCTGTGGTCCAGATCTACAGCTTCCAGGACATGCTGGTGGCTGAGAATCCAAACCTGGTCAGtaaggtggtgatcggtcggaGCTTCGAGGGACGGCCCCTCAATGTCCTCAAGgtgaaaactgaacagaaaaagGTTTAGCATGTGTGTGGATATGTGCTTAAAGGGCAAACCGTTTTGTTTCCTTGACGTGTGACAGTTCAGCACCGGTGGATCCAACCGGTCCGCCATCTGGATCGACACTGGGATCCACTCCAGAGAGTGGGTCACTCAGGCCTGCGGCACCTGGTTCGCCAAGCAGGTGAAGCCACCGTGACCAGCGGCGTTTCATTCCTGCGGCTCCTCGGGTTGCAACAGAGCTGAACTCGTCACTTTCGTTCCATGTATTAGATCGTGAAGGACTTCGGACGTGATCCCGTTCTCACCGCCATCCTCAACGGGACGGACCTCTTCCTGGAGACCGTGACCAACCCCGATGGGTTCGAGTACACCCACACCAGAGTGAGCAGACACCACGAACACCTCAAAACCTGCAGCAGAGACCTGTGCTGGCTTGTGGCATTCTTACTGGAGGCACTTTTTCTcctggatttggtagttttatagttgacagtCACCTGGATGAGCaatccaacatggccgcctgTCTATACGAGTGTCCATGTCCTCACCACTGTTGTTCATAGAGTCTTGttctctgcagaaacacaaaaaagacgtattttcagttgaaacctCGTCGCGTAAATGAGGCCTTCATCATCCCGATAGTTGGCTTCAGGTCTTCACCATCTCACTTTTCACCATTTCACCACCGGTATAAAGCTACTCTGATGTTTCCAGGATCGTCTGTGGCGTAAAACCAGGAAGCCCACGCGAGGCTCCAGGTGTGTGGGAGTAGATCCCAACAGGAACTGGGATGCTGGATTCGGAGGTGTGTTTCTTTATAAGCACTACCGGACTAAAAACGATATTTGCTGTTGTCAAGTTTCATTATCATAGTTTGGCCTTCAATAGTTGATTGGAGATGGTTATTTGAAATAAAGGGGCAGATTTTGcaagtttttttctcatttctgttcACTTTCATTAAGGAATTTGACATCCTTTTGTTctgtatttacatttaaaaagaaggaaataaactaaaaaactaCTGATGACGAACTTCACAGTTGagggacagaaaaacacagctaaGCAGGATAATTAAGAGTAACGAGTAACCAAagtaacctttaaattcaaactttaatgTTCTTCTTTGTAGTGATGCAGAGTATAGTATGtggtgaaaatgtcaatattttcataaa
Above is a window of Salarias fasciatus chromosome 7, fSalaFa1.1, whole genome shotgun sequence DNA encoding:
- the LOC115391693 gene encoding carboxypeptidase A1-like is translated as MVQWLHSSSRPSHLKAAFSPEGLKPLARMRGLLAIAALLVAVHGKETFEGHQVLRVSAKDNVQLSLIKDLEDLVELDFWRGATHVDSPVDVRVPVQILQAVKSYLDTWDIEYAIMIEDLQMLLDAEQEQMRSTDPTDEPRSTDDFDFSRYHTLREIYSFQDMLVAENPNLVSKVVIGRSFEGRPLNVLKFSTGGSNRSAIWIDTGIHSREWVTQACGTWFAKQIVKDFGRDPVLTAILNGTDLFLETVTNPDGFEYTHTRDRLWRKTRKPTRGSRCVGVDPNRNWDAGFGGPGSSNDPCSQIYRGPRAHSESEVKSIVDFVKSHGNIKAFISIHSYSQMLLYPYGYTRTPVRDRAELHGLARRAVAKLASKHGTQYRFGSIINTIYQASGGSIDWAYDQGVKYSYTFELRDTGRHGFLLPADQIIPTAEETWHALLVIMDHAFRNPY